Part of the Henckelia pumila isolate YLH828 chromosome 2, ASM3356847v2, whole genome shotgun sequence genome is shown below.
CTAGGTAAACTTTAATCGCCGCGCCCAAGGCAGAAAGTGCGAAAACGGCGGAACCAAACTTTTGCATTACTTCAAGAAATTGATGGGAAGGCATGGCTGTATTCAGAAGAAATGAGGAATGAATGAAAATTAACCGCCGGAATTCGTTTATAAACCTGTGCGGTTTCAGATAATTGGGTAATTGGGCCCATTTTCAAACTTAACCGGCCCAACGACGTCTACcctttactatatatatatatatgctagaTTCTCGATTAGGTTGAAAAAGAGAGGCAAAATCCCACCTTTTAGTTTAGAGCAATCCACATTGTTTGGAcctaatattttatataatgtgtttttgtttgtagtGGGAATTCCTGGGTGGTTACTGCTGAAGGCGTATCTGTTAATTTGTAGCATACTTGGGAAGTTTAAGGTGCAGGGGTTTTAGAGAAGCTGAGGTAGTTTGTTGAAAGCCGTAGTGGAAGGCAATGTATAGGTTTGCTTTATCAGGTGGGAAATTTCTTACAAGAAAGGTGTTGGAGATAGCTTGTGCCCTTTGGTGTTATTACCCTTCCAGAGGTCAAGCAGAAGTTTGCGTAATTGGCATTAATTAGGTTACTTGACTACAAATTAGCTTCTGCAATTTGAAGAATGAGGCATCCTGCACCAGTTTGGGACCATAGAGCGGCATTTGAATTGACGAAGGACTGGAATGGGATTGACCAAGTTGTGCTTTGGAATCCTCAAGGAGCATTTGCACGAGTAAGTTTTCGTGCTTCTAGCTTGTTGATGTGATGCTTTTTTGCATATGGAGATCTTTGATTGTGTAACCTTTAGTTGATTCGATTGATTTAACTTCCGTTTGCATAATCTATTTTCTTGAAGTTGTTGTTATTTCTGTAATCGTGTGAACAATTCAGGTCAGTCTGCATGGAGGTCAAGTGCTATCGTGGAGGAACAATCGAGGTGAAGAACTTCTGATTCATTGTCTCtattcattgattttttttatttttattttttattattattataaagttTGGGTGAATTATGAGATTCTTGCAGTTCTGGCACGACACAAGGGAAGCCAAAGTTCGTGCCTTTTAATGATGAATTGATGGAAAAACACCCTACAGATATTCAAGACTTCTTTCGCGTTTAGAAACAGGTAATTACTTTGATGGTGTCCTGTCAGCATCATCCGCGCCTTCCAAACTTTAGAACAAGTTTGGGAAGAGCTTGTCAGTGATATCAGAGGAGGAGTTCTCAGTACCCGAATCACGGTCCCATCAGTTCGATTGGCGGTGTCCAAGATTCTTAAGCCTGATCCTGAATTGGCGGATACAATTTCTCGCAAGATCTTGGGATTAAACAACTGGAATGGATTGATCCCAGGGCTGTTTCCAAATACAAAATATATCTATGGGATCATGACAGGTTCCATGGAGCCTTATCTAATAAAGTTGCGGCACTACTACGTAGTCCAAGCATTGTTTGCAAATGGAAAATGTTAGTTATTTTCAATTATCAGTAACTGCATGAGAAGAGCTCCAAGAACTGCAAAGAATGGAGATGTATTGTGATTTGTGGTTTGAAATAAGCCGGTCATGAATTTTTTGTATCGTCTCGTGTTTATGCAATTTAATTAGGATATAAGGGATTGCTTTAAGCCAGTGATGTGAATGTCTCTGACCACACCGATCCTATTACTATGTGAAACTATAAATAGTTTATGGATCCTTCGAAGAATGGATTTGAGTGAATGTCAACCCAAAGTTGTGCTTCCTAATATAGGTTATTTCGAATTTATCCCTTTGGACGACGATTTTAACAGCGTCGAGCCGAATCCGGTTGTATTAACCGAAGTGAAGGTTGGCCAGGAGCACGAGGTCGTTGTCACTAATTTTGCAGGTGCTCTTTTGTttatcttctctgttttttttCATGTTATCTTGATGACTAGTGTTATGTTTTACTCAATAAGGCTGTTAAAATGGTACTTTGAAATTTGATAACTAGTTTAAAAACTCCCGATACCCACTTGTCATGTGGCTGTAGGATATTAATATGaaggcatattttaatcttttCCAGGTCTTGGGGTTCCCATAtagtgtattttttttattattattaatcatATATAAGATTGTTTTTCACGTGACAAAACAAGCTCATGTGCAAGGAAAAATATGCTTGCTCCAACATTTTGTATTTTTGTATTTGTATGAAAGAGACATCGCATGAACAAGCATCGGTTGCATGTTCTTTACATTTGTGTCCTTCCGGAGGGTTCAACGATTCCGAACCACACTCAAAGTTAAGACTAGACGAATGATGTTATACACTGTTCGAATATTTTTAAATCGTACAACCACCTAAACGAATATCACAACTTATAAGTCAGCAGCGCGAAGTTTGTGTTGGAAGATGATGCTTATTATAAGTTGCAATAATATTCTTGCAGGACTATACCGTTACAGACTAGGAGACGCAGTAAAAGTTAGAGGATTCCACAACTCCACTCCGAAGCTGCAGTTCGTTTGCAGGAAAAATCTCCTTCTCACAATCAACATCGACAAGAACACGGAGAAGGATCTACAGTTATCCGTGGAGGCGGCGGCCAAGCTGTTATCCACGGAGAATCAAAAAGTCATAGATTTCACGAGCCAGGTCGATACATCAACTGATCCTGGCCATTATGTGATCTTCTGGGAAACGAGTGGCGACCCGAACCATCATGAAATCCTCTGCAACTGTTTGGACAAATCATTTGTGGACGCGGGATACATGAGTTCTCGGAAGGTGAACACCATCGGAGCCCTGGAACTCAGGATGGTGAAGAAGGGCACTTTTCACAAGATCTTGGATCATTACGTGGGATTAGGATCCGCTGTTAGTCAGTTCAAAACGCCGCGATGCGTGGGGCCGACTAACAAGATTGTGCTTCAAATACTCACTAATAATGTCGTCAAGAGCTACTTCAGCACTGCATATAATTAGTTTGAATCATTCACAAAGTTGCTGCTTTCATTTACTTTGAGCTACATGTAAGATATCTGCATGTATTAGTAGTGACAACCTTGTACTCATACGacaataaattaagtttaattacaCCATGTTATAAGCTGTCACTGTGTCATTTATTTTACTTTAATCAATTTCCGTAATTAAAATCAAGTTACTATACACAGTTATTGTTGTTAATTATGTTTTAAGTATCATAACGAATATTTGAAGATCTATGCTAAACTAAAATGGCGTGCTTAAAAAAAACTTCGAAGATAAATCTTCTATTCATTTCAGTACAGCAGCCGTTTTCCGTCACTCCTCCATTCCATGTTGCTTTTTCTTTCGATTTTtggagggtttttttttttcttgcatctTATATGAGTAGTTCAGATATTTCATGTTGTATCACAAGTTTACATAAGCATGTTAAATTGTAGCGTTTGATTTTTTTGCATATATTTTTCAGGTGAAAACGAGATCATGCTTCATCTCCAAACATGAGCAGTATTGCTTACACTGGTAATCACAAATTGAATaccatatcaatcaattcaaaaatattacgattaaaaattcatgatgcatgttaatttatatttattttttatataggtAGTTATCTTGGCAGATAATATATGTCATCACACAAGTTCTCAACCAAATGCAAATGAAAGTGATCTTTGATCTCCGACTATTTGTGAGATAGAATTTTGAGAAACAATTTCATTTACTTTATGTTAGTGGTTCTAGTTGTCTATTGaattagaaaaaaaatcatttattttatattaataattagcAATTGAGTTGCTACTGCTATTTTTTTCGAAGAATTATTTATTAACGGTATACATTGTTTtatgaattaaaatattaaatatgaatatttttattgtttaatgtATGAGAATTTATATTTCTGATAATTTCCATGGGGATTGGTATGacaagaaaaaattaaaaaataaaatgaatctaAATtggttttaaatcatttaaaacaaCTCTTGATCAATCTTAATAgttaattttcaattttaatatAAACTGATCTGAAAAGCATAGTATAAGATTGTTCTTAAATTTATAGCTTTATAAGTGGCTTGAAACGGCCACTCCCATATCCAGGACATGTAGGAGCATTTGAAAATCGTTCTGTAATATAAGACGATGTGGCATCTAAAATTAATATAACCGTGTTATggtgaaaaaaaaacattaaaactgaaaaaaaaaattaatttaaaaaatcataaatgAATGGACAAGGGAACAAAAAAATAACAATGGTATAAGTAACATCATGTTTTTTCACTATTTAtagtaaaaaaacaaaataaattttgaattaaaggCAACTGAAAGAGATTTGTGTTTCTACTGTAAAACACACCTTAGAGGGGCGTGATTAATTTTTTAGTCACTCTCCAAGAAACGATGaatcttaattttttaatattttttttacataaagtCACGTTATTTTGAGCGACGTGActtgatttattttaaaaaaagaaatgcTACATGTATAATTAAATTTGTACAATAATTTTTACACTATAAAAAATTcaatgtaaaattttaatttattaaatctcacgataaattgaatacaaattttcatgatatcatatcaaaatctcacgagataatagcaaaatatcacaacataattgttgtaaatatcgttgtacgatatattggttgtacctctagcattatttttttaaaaatatgggtTATGCCCTCAAATTATAggtgataatattttttttcacgtCTCTCACAATCGTGGAGACGGACAAGTTAGATGTGTTCAAAAATCAAACCCTACAAATGGTTAAGATCCGTTTTTATATCCACTAATAGGAGAgcggaaattttattttaatttttactgTAAACAGTAAAAAAACCCTACAGCATACCgacatgaaaaaaataattttctcgaTGTTAAATCTTGTCATtgcattaaaatttttaatttcgtACCATCGACTATGTTGAAACACTTATGCAGTGGTGTAGCATGTATATGATGTCGATTATTACTAGGTCATATAATAAATGAGTGGTTACTGTGCCAAGCACGATGTGTTATCTATTAATTGTgtatattaaatattatgtatttctataacataaaatataattaaatttcaattttttttaaagtcatataatttaaatttcatattcTTTTTTTAAGAGAGAATTAGCAAATATACATTTGCTGACcaacataattatttaaaacataACTCATAATGTTGATATATGTACAGAATCGACAACAATTTCCTCACAACTTCTGTGACAATTACTTGCCAGTTGCTTCAAATTTCATAATCACATATTAATAACACTTAGAAGTCTGGACATATTTCTTCAACAATCCTCCAAAAAAAAATGAACCATTCCCACGTCAAATCAATGAAATAAAAGCAAAAGGTAGTTAACCGAGACCAAAACATCAAGATTTATAGGTTAAACAAATTTCGCAGTAAAATCATGCCAAGAGGGTAAATAGGAGAAAGGCAAAATTGAGTCTTCTGGCCATTTTTGTTCCTTCGACCGTTCGTTTCTgttaaaacataaataatttGGCGACTCTGCAGAACTGGTCTTCCATGATCTTGCAATGGGCAATTAACTTTTCTGTGAAATAATGGCCAAACCCGAGTTCTCCATTGCACATAACTAACATTAGTCACATTTGATGTTTCGGTAAATTCTCCTGACAAACAATCTAGAGCCGAGATATCCAACTGCGCCTGAAATTTCAGGCAGATGAAATAGTTATGAACAGTGTATAATACTAATATGAAAACTTCTTAGTGCAATGATAAAAGTAGCTCTTTCATGCCTCGGTGAAGGGCGGAAGAAAAGAACAAACAAACTTACCACATAGCATTCCCAACCCAAGACAGAACATCAAAGTGTATCCGAAATAAAAGCTGGTCTGGAAGAAACCAGACATCCTAGTCTTCACATGATAGTAATACACTGAATAGAGGTACACATAAAGAGCAGTAGAAGCAGCAGAGAAAAATGAGGTCCATTGCCAGTGATAGTTCTCCGCATTCAGCAAGAAATAAGTCCCAACAATTGTCACACAAATAGTGACGATGATCAGAATTACAAACACAAGGAGCATGAAGCCATAGACATAATAAACCTGAAAACAACACAGCAAAGAATTACACATAATTACCCAGGTAGAGGATAATGTATCAAAGATCTTTAGCAAAAACTCGATCATCTATGTCAAAAACTATAGTTCTATGACAGTTTATTCAAGAGTTAATTCTTTTAGACACTTCCTTTGAATGTCAGCATATATAAGATTGTCCAAGATTTTACTAAGAAATTCACTCGCGTAAGGCATCAAATTGACCATATTTCCATACACTGTAACAGACTGTAACATTTGAGACTGTTTGGATCACCTCATAAAATGTTCCAAACATCTTCCAAGATGGTTAATAACTTATAGATGTTTGCAAGTAGTTAATTTCTCTTCAAAACAACTTTATGGGAATTAAGAATAAGCTGTAAGGTCTCATTAAatcttttataaaaataaaacccAGCCAATTTGTTTTTTAAGATCACATGAATTTTATTCAAGATGACTTCAATACTCTCCAGAATCCAAATTATCCACCGAATTTTTTCCCCTCAACATTTTTCTCTCTTGTATTAACTTGAATGAATGACTTCGTCAAACATTTTTAAGagcttaattttaaataaactaGTAGAGCTTTATATGATCCTTTATTCTCAAACTATAAGAACCGACCATATCTGATTGTACTTTGTAATATAGAAATGGGgccaaaaagaaaacaaaaagtaAGCAGAGCCCAGCGGCCTGATTCTCAATCATTTCTGCAGATGCTTCAGTgtataaagaaaaataaattaccTTGTAATTCCAGAATGAAGTGAAG
Proteins encoded:
- the LOC140881420 gene encoding jasmonoyl--L-amino acid synthetase JAR4-like, which encodes MDLSECQPKVVLPNIGYFEFIPLDDDFNSVEPNPVVLTEVKVGQEHEVVVTNFAGLYRYRLGDAVKVRGFHNSTPKLQFVCRKNLLLTINIDKNTEKDLQLSVEAAAKLLSTENQKVIDFTSQVDTSTDPGHYVIFWETSGDPNHHEILCNCLDKSFVDAGYMSSRKVNTIGALELRMVKKGTFHKILDHYVGLGSAVSQFKTPRCVGPTNKIVLQILTNNVVKSYFSTAYN